TTGCCTTTCCTCTAAAAAAACAATTCTTGCCTTTTCTCAGGGTGCTAAACCAGATGCATGGAGGGAGAGGTTAGCTTCAAATGCATTTGCCCGTAAGGTATACATGTTCAAACTCTATATATAGTTATTTGAGGGCATGGATATACAAAACAAATTATCCTCACCTGTTGTCTGGTCTTTGTGCTCGTTCATTGACCAAATACATGCGATCCTCTCATCTAGCTCTTTTGCTGTCTGTCTGCAAATTAACCTTTTTCTTTGTTTATGTTGTAGCTTCTGGCTTCACCGATTCTGGTAGAGGCTCTTCACTTTCAGTATGACGAGAGGGATCCTAATTCAGCCTTCAACTGGTTAGAGAGATGGACCATAAGCCGTGTCTGGAAACCTGTTTACCAAACAAAGAGGAATGCTATTGCTGATGCCAAACCGCAGACAAAGAGGGCCAGTTACGCTATGGAAACAGAGTCAGGGAAATTGAAACGCAATGCTCGGAAGAGTTCTGCAATGTCAGTTGAGCCCACTCCTCCGACAAACATGCCGTTGGAAACTGAAAAAACAAGAAGGAACCCAAGGAAATTCACTAGCACTCCTGCTGATTCAGTGCCTGATAGCCAATTAACTGAACTTGAGAAGGTTAAGCGCAGCCTTCGGAAGGTAACTAATTCCATGGCCGAAGCCTCAAAGGTATCTAGCCCTGCAACTGATACCCCTGACCACCCAGAGATCCAATGTGAGAAACCACAACGTACTGCACAGGAAGTCCCAGTTTATCCTGAGATTCAAGAACCTCACCATGATGATCTGTTGGAAAATGCGAAGGTGGATATCTTTGTACCTGATCTCAAACCTGAAGTGGAAGTTACTCCATATGCAGTCACAAGTGAAGAAAAACTTGATGAGCCGACCGTTGTTGCTACAGCAGCTGAAGTTATGCCCCTGCAAGACATTGACAATGAAGAAAATGCTTTGGTGAATGATGCGGAGCAGAGATCCAGAGAAGAACCTCTCTCCGCCGAAAGCCTTAAAGGTGGTAACAGGAGGTCTTCGTTCTCAACGAAGCCAGAATATCCAGAGAACGGCTCCAAAAACTCTCCAGCTGTGCCCAGCTACATGGCTGCAACAAAATCTGCAAAGGCGAAGCTGCGGGGACAGATATCACCTAGACTTAGCGCTGATTCAGCAGAAAAAACTGTCTACACACGCCGCCATTCCCTTCCTTCCCCTGCCAATGGTAAGCAGAACTCGCACTCGCCGCGTACACAAAGGCCAATCCATCCTGGTACCAAAGAGGGAGCGAAAGTCGACAAGTCTATGCTGTCATCAAGAGACGCAGCCGGTAAGTAGTAGAGGATCATTGAATACTCGTGTTTACATTAGTAAGACTGTTTGATGACTTGTCAGACTTTCTTACCTTCAGTACACATAGTATGTTTTTGCCTACTTCAAAGTAACTTTTGTAATTGATAATTAGGTTGTTGGTAGAAGCCAAATTATTGTTATATACGTACATCATATTCTGTCTTCTTTGTTTGCTATAAAAATTGAGATAAACTGTTCCATGCCCCAACTGTATGAAAGTCATATATCCTTTTTATTAGGTTCCACAAAAGTAATCAGATAATTGACTTGTATTATCTTTATTTAGTTCCACTATAAATAACCAGATAAATGAACTGAGCTGTTCCCTAAGATCACTTGGAGCTTTCTTGCACAAACACACTGGCATCCATGAATAGCATATGAGCCAATTTTCTGAACCGGGCAAAGGTTCCAAGAAATAAGcaaaaatcattttttttttgcTGCTGCATTTAAACAGTATTTGCTACAGATAGTTGGATTGTAGTATTTGTGTATCATATTTGCCACTTGAGCTCAACTCGCCTTGTTCTAACACTGAATCCTGTGCAGAGAGACCGATGAAAGCCGAATGGAGACGGTGAAGACGCGGATCCTCTGTTCCATTTGAGTAGCGTGGCGACGGACGTTTGGGTGGACGGCAGCTTGCTCCTCTGATTGTTTTGCTTCTGATGTAAAAAATGTTCTCTCTGGTCTGCTGCCGCGACATCAAGGGGACCTGCTTAATTTGTTGTGGTGTTGCCTACCTGGTGCCTGAGTTTGACTTATTTTTATAGGGTTTTGCGACGGTCGTGCCGCCTTTGGCTTGTGTCTTGTATAGCTGAAGTTTGTTCCCCAGTTTGTTTTGGTTCGCCTTTGAGATACCGTGCGTTGTTAAGTGAGATCGAGAGACAGACAGAGATGCTGATGTTAGTGAGTACCGGTCGTGCTGCCTTTGGCTGTTTGGTTGGTTGGTTGGTTTATCCCTGATGCGTTTTCTTAGCTGACAGTGAGTGTGATCCATGACATAATTTGGTTATCCATCCCCTTGTTTTCCCAGCTGCATTTCTTTTGTCAGTGATGATTTCCTTGTCATAGTAATATTTCCTTGTGACCGTCATTAGCTGTGAAATCATCTGTTAACATTTTTTTTGAGGGAGAGCAGAGTGTCCAACTTCGTTAGCCTGAACATTTTTTCTGCAGCTTAACCCTAGTATGAAGCGTGTTTTCTCAAGACATGTCTCTGGTGAGGTGAAGCAAAAATCACCGCCGTAAAATGACCCAGTTTAGCTGGAGCAACTCCAACGCTTGGACCCATTTTTGGCGCAGACAAAAGATTGTTATTTTGTCCGCTTGGACCCATTTTTAGCTGGAGCAACTCCTAACGCATAGACGCATTCCCATTTTCTGTCTGTTTTGTCTGCTTGGACC
This DNA window, taken from Triticum aestivum cultivar Chinese Spring chromosome 1D, IWGSC CS RefSeq v2.1, whole genome shotgun sequence, encodes the following:
- the LOC123182799 gene encoding protein IQ-DOMAIN 31 isoform X1: MGKSPAKWLKSVLFGKKTSRSGSAKAKDLSKAGSNRGYVAGGKEPGFSESSPVISEPVLVTPRNNDAVPEVGKGENSSSQGEAAVQHEVNHDLEKQSTAGSDVLSNDPERLKEEQAAVKAQAAFRGYLARRAFRALKGIIRLQALIRGHLVRRQAASTLRATWLIVKFQAIVRGRNVRLSSDAIQFSWKLAEQKSVGAKPDAWRERLASNAFARKLLASPILVEALHFQYDERDPNSAFNWLERWTISRVWKPVYQTKRNAIADAKPQTKRASYAMETESGKLKRNARKSSAMSVEPTPPTNMPLETEKTRRNPRKFTSTPADSVPDSQLTELEKVKRSLRKVTNSMAEASKVSSPATDTPDHPEIQCEKPQRTAQEVPVYPEIQEPHHDDLLENAKVDIFVPDLKPEVEVTPYAVTSEEKLDEPTVVATAAEVMPLQDIDNEENALVNDAEQRSREEPLSAESLKGGNRRSSFSTKPEYPENGSKNSPAVPSYMAATKSAKAKLRGQISPRLSADSAEKTVYTRRHSLPSPANGKQNSHSPRTQRPIHPGTKEGAKVDKSMLSSRDAAERPMKAEWRR
- the LOC123182799 gene encoding protein IQ-DOMAIN 31 isoform X2 codes for the protein MGKSPAKWLKSVLFGKKTSRSGSAKAKDLSAGSNRGYVAGGKEPGFSESSPVISEPVLVTPRNNDAVPEVGKGENSSSQGEAAVQHEVNHDLEKQSTAGSDVLSNDPERLKEEQAAVKAQAAFRGYLARRAFRALKGIIRLQALIRGHLVRRQAASTLRATWLIVKFQAIVRGRNVRLSSDAIQFSWKLAEQKSVGAKPDAWRERLASNAFARKLLASPILVEALHFQYDERDPNSAFNWLERWTISRVWKPVYQTKRNAIADAKPQTKRASYAMETESGKLKRNARKSSAMSVEPTPPTNMPLETEKTRRNPRKFTSTPADSVPDSQLTELEKVKRSLRKVTNSMAEASKVSSPATDTPDHPEIQCEKPQRTAQEVPVYPEIQEPHHDDLLENAKVDIFVPDLKPEVEVTPYAVTSEEKLDEPTVVATAAEVMPLQDIDNEENALVNDAEQRSREEPLSAESLKGGNRRSSFSTKPEYPENGSKNSPAVPSYMAATKSAKAKLRGQISPRLSADSAEKTVYTRRHSLPSPANGKQNSHSPRTQRPIHPGTKEGAKVDKSMLSSRDAAERPMKAEWRR